In a genomic window of Magnolia sinica isolate HGM2019 chromosome 16, MsV1, whole genome shotgun sequence:
- the LOC131229717 gene encoding S-adenosylmethionine synthase 1, whose protein sequence is MDTFLFTSESVNEGHPDKICDQVSDAVLDACLEQDPDSKVACETCTKTNMVMVFGEITTKAKVNYEKIVRDTCRGIGFVSDDVGLDADKCKVLVNIEEQSPDIAQGVHGHLTKRPEDIGAGDQGHMFGYATDETPELMPLTHVLATKLGAKLTEVRKNGTCPWLRPDGKTQVTVEYRNENGAMVPIRVHTVLISTQHDEKVTNEQIANDLKEYVIKPIIPSKYLDENTIFHLNPSGRFVIGGPHGDAGLTGRKIIIDTYGGWGAHGGGAFSGKDPTKVDRSGAYIVRQAAKSVVASGLARRCLVQVSYAIGVPEPLSVFVDTYKTGKIPDKDILSLIKENFDFRPGMISINLDLKRGGNFRFQKTAAYGHFGRDDPDFTWETVKLLKGSKA, encoded by the coding sequence ATGGATACCTTCCTCTTCACCTCCGAATCCGTCAATGAGGGCCACCCAGACAAGATCTGCGATCAAGTCTCTGATGCCGTACTCGACGCCTGCCTAGAGCAGGACCCAGACAGCAAGGTCGCATGTGAGACCTGCACCAAAACCAACATGGTTATGGTTTTCGGCGAGATCACCACCAAGGCTAAGGTTAACTACGAGAAGATCGTGAGGGATACCTGCAGGGGTATTGGGTTCGTGTCCGACGATGTTGGTCTCGATGCGGACAAGTGCAAGGTCCTTGTCAATATTGAGGAACAAAGCCCTGACATTGCCCAGGGCGTCCACGGCCATCTCACGAAGCGACCTGAGGATATTGGAGCTGGTGATCAAGGTCACATGTTCGGTTATGCTACAGATGAAACTCCTGAGCTGATGCCTCTTACCCATGTTCTCGCCACTAAGCTCGGTGCTAAGCTAACCGAGGTCCGGAAGAATGGGACGTGCCCATGGCTTCGCCCTGATGGCAAGACCCAAGTGACCGTTGAATACCGAAACGAGAATGGAGCGATGGTTCCTATCAGAGTACACACTGTTCTTATCTCCACTCAACACGATGAGAAGGTCACCAACGAGCAGATTGCGAATGACTTGAAAGAGTATGTGATCAAGCCGATTATCCCGTCCAAATACCTCgatgaaaataccatcttccaCCTCAACCCGTCTGGCCGCTTTGTCATTGGTGGCCCCCATGGAGATGCAGGACTCACAGGACGGAAGATCATTATCGACACCTATGGTGGGTGGGGTGCCCATGGTGGGGGCGCCTTCTCTGGCAAGGATCCAACTAAGGTGGATCGCAGCGGTGCTTACATTGTAAGGCAGGCTGCGAAGAGCGTGGTCGCATCGGGCCTGGCACGGCGCTGCCTTGTTCAAGTGTCGTATGCGATCGGAGTGCCAGAGCCACTCTCAGTGTTTGTTGACACATATAAGACGGGTAAGATACCGGACAAGGACATACTGAGCTTAATCAAGGAGAATTTTGATTTCAGGCCAGGGATGATATCTATCAACCTCGACCTGAAGAGAGGTGGGAACTTCAGGTTTCAGAAGACTGCAGCCTATGGGCACTTCGGCCGTGATGATCCTGACTTCACTTGGGAGACTGTCAAGCTCCTCAAAGGCAGCAAGGCATGA